One stretch of Lacimicrobium alkaliphilum DNA includes these proteins:
- a CDS encoding AAA family ATPase — protein MDEIRIEGLRSLRDTGLVSLKPITILVGNNSSGKSTFLRAFPLLRQSVEKKTRGPILWNGSYTDFESFDTSLHKSDNEDNNKDAREICFTFKIPARDFRRGYYTNQRYPSYEKPIEIDAKIFIRPAKDKKTCYTHIYDMSVLDHKFSFTLDEDGVITDVSSSKITWPLKKAQLKYQQSIADSLLPVLATPRTGIYFSELGENDIVQNLFTIISDKIKLESGSSSDTKCRKFTRVLVENYGDSNHKLKLMKLFNSTAKWTNRVQEWSIHDEEFQYLSSLIDLVYILRQSFYLNQKISEELRGVRYVAPIRASTARYYRYQDLSVDELDHLGENIGMFLSNIPKRWKKTLDEWTSKKFNFVIDDTMSMSHVAIGIRHSDSRHTDNVADMGFGYSQILPIIIQLWAVSSGYEKSRESRGNKSIIFAIEQPELHLHPLMQANLSVAFSESVKLARENKIDLRIILETHSPSLISKLGDLIATNEFDNSDCSVILFEKQSGSRETQLKYSYFNNDGELKDWPVGFFHY, from the coding sequence ATGGATGAAATAAGAATTGAGGGATTGCGTTCCCTTCGTGATACTGGCTTGGTAAGCCTAAAACCAATAACTATTCTGGTCGGCAACAACAGTTCGGGAAAAAGTACTTTCCTCAGAGCGTTTCCTTTACTTAGACAAAGTGTAGAGAAAAAAACAAGGGGACCTATTCTTTGGAATGGATCTTACACTGACTTTGAATCTTTCGATACTTCACTTCACAAGAGTGACAACGAGGATAACAATAAAGACGCCAGAGAAATCTGCTTTACCTTCAAAATCCCAGCAAGAGACTTCAGGAGGGGTTACTACACTAATCAAAGATATCCATCTTATGAGAAGCCTATAGAGATAGATGCAAAAATATTTATAAGACCTGCTAAAGACAAAAAAACCTGTTATACACACATATATGACATGAGTGTATTGGATCACAAGTTTAGCTTCACTTTAGATGAAGATGGAGTTATAACTGACGTATCATCCTCAAAAATAACTTGGCCCCTAAAAAAGGCTCAACTGAAATATCAACAAAGTATTGCAGATAGCTTGTTGCCGGTACTTGCGACCCCCAGAACTGGTATTTACTTTTCCGAATTAGGCGAAAATGATATTGTCCAAAACCTGTTTACCATTATCTCAGACAAAATCAAACTAGAGAGCGGTAGTTCTAGTGATACAAAATGTAGAAAGTTTACTCGTGTTTTGGTCGAGAACTATGGAGACTCCAACCATAAATTAAAGTTAATGAAACTCTTCAACTCTACTGCCAAGTGGACTAATCGAGTGCAAGAATGGAGTATTCATGATGAGGAATTTCAATACCTTTCATCTCTAATAGATCTCGTATACATATTGCGACAGTCATTTTATTTAAATCAGAAGATCAGTGAGGAGCTACGTGGAGTAAGGTATGTAGCACCGATAAGGGCGTCTACTGCAAGATACTATAGATATCAAGATTTGAGCGTCGATGAATTAGACCACTTAGGCGAAAATATAGGAATGTTCCTCTCAAACATTCCAAAAAGGTGGAAGAAAACTCTTGACGAATGGACTAGCAAGAAATTTAATTTTGTAATAGACGATACAATGTCTATGAGCCATGTCGCAATCGGTATAAGGCATAGTGATTCTAGACACACTGACAATGTTGCCGACATGGGATTTGGCTACTCACAAATTCTCCCAATAATAATTCAGCTTTGGGCAGTTAGCTCTGGATATGAAAAAAGTAGAGAAAGCAGAGGGAATAAGAGTATTATTTTTGCGATCGAGCAGCCAGAGTTGCATCTACATCCGCTTATGCAAGCTAACTTATCTGTTGCCTTTTCTGAATCTGTAAAACTCGCTAGAGAAAACAAAATAGATCTAAGGATAATTCTAGAAACTCACAGTCCCTCCCTGATTTCAAAGTTAGGAGATTTGATTGCCACTAATGAGTTCGATAATAGTGATTGCTCTGTAATTCTATTTGAAAAGCAATCAGGTAGTCGGGAAACTCAGTTGAAATATTCATATTTTAATAACGACGGCGAGCTTAAAGACTGGCCGGTAGGCTTTTTCCATTATTAA